A window from Variovorax sp. PBL-E5 encodes these proteins:
- a CDS encoding zinc-dependent alcohol dehydrogenase, which translates to MPVIPSRVASDATWACWTEAPGRAALRAETLRAPGPGEVMVRALHSGISRGTELMVFRGEVPATEFERMRTPFQAGDFPAPVKYGYASVGRVEQGPAALVGRDAFCLHPHQTRYVVPADAVHLLPAGVPPARAVLAANMETAVNALWDAAPRLGDRIAVVGGGVVGLLVAWLAGRMPGCAVELIDTHAPRAAVAAQLGIAFASPDAATPDADLVVHASGHPEGLVTALRLAAFEATVLEMSWYGQRAVTLPLGEAFHSRRLVLRSSQVGHVAPAQRSRWTHRRRMALALALLADPVLDALITDSAPFAELPAVLARLAAGAPGTLCQRIDYP; encoded by the coding sequence ATGCCAGTAATTCCGTCCCGCGTCGCGTCCGACGCCACATGGGCCTGCTGGACCGAGGCGCCCGGCCGTGCCGCGCTGCGCGCCGAGACCTTGCGAGCGCCCGGTCCCGGCGAGGTCATGGTCCGCGCGCTGCACAGCGGCATCAGCCGCGGCACCGAGTTGATGGTGTTTCGCGGCGAGGTGCCGGCCACCGAATTCGAACGCATGCGCACGCCGTTCCAGGCCGGCGATTTTCCGGCGCCGGTGAAGTACGGCTATGCGAGCGTGGGCCGGGTCGAGCAGGGGCCGGCTGCACTGGTCGGTCGCGACGCATTCTGTCTTCATCCGCACCAGACCCGCTACGTGGTGCCGGCCGATGCCGTCCATCTGCTGCCCGCGGGCGTGCCGCCGGCGCGCGCGGTGCTGGCCGCCAACATGGAGACCGCCGTCAACGCCTTGTGGGATGCCGCGCCGCGCCTCGGCGACCGGATCGCGGTGGTGGGCGGCGGCGTGGTCGGGCTGCTGGTGGCATGGCTCGCGGGCCGCATGCCCGGGTGCGCGGTCGAGCTGATCGACACCCACGCGCCGCGCGCCGCGGTCGCGGCGCAGCTGGGCATTGCGTTCGCCAGCCCGGATGCGGCAACGCCCGATGCCGATCTCGTGGTCCATGCGAGCGGCCATCCGGAGGGCCTGGTCACCGCGCTGCGGCTGGCGGCCTTCGAGGCCACGGTGCTGGAGATGAGCTGGTATGGACAGCGCGCCGTCACGCTGCCGCTCGGCGAAGCCTTTCATTCGCGGCGCCTCGTGCTCAGGAGCTCGCAGGTCGGCCATGTCGCGCCCGCGCAGCGCAGCCGCTGGACGCACCGGCGCCGCATGGCGCTGGCGCTCGCGTTGCTCGCCGATCCGGTGCTCGATGCGCTGATCACCGACAGCGCACCCTTCGCCGAGCTGCCCGCGGTGCTGGCCCGGCTCGCGGCCGGCGCGCCCGGCACGCTCTGCCAGCGCATCGACTATCCCTGA
- a CDS encoding XdhC family protein — protein sequence MENLDVMVLRTLRDWRQAGRRALLTTVVRTWGSSPRPIGSIMALADDGAVVGSVSGGCIEDDLIARYSRAHGAEVEMPTGAPAFVKYGITADEAHRFGLPCGGTLELLLEYDPDAASLATLVASLEQGRLMQRTVVLADGAVRLAEATSPAELCVDDKELTNTFGPEYRMLLIGAGQLAEYLATMAKFSGFAVTLCDPRAEYRTAWSLPGVTMSTEMPDDAVTAFRPDRRTCVVALTHDPKLDDLALLEALDSEAFYVGAIGSRRNAEARRERMIEHFEQTEASLARLRGPIGIYIGSKTPPEIAVSVMAEILAVKNSVALPREADVAVAKSAAV from the coding sequence ATGGAAAACCTCGACGTGATGGTGTTGCGCACCCTGCGCGACTGGCGGCAGGCCGGCCGCCGCGCACTGCTCACGACCGTGGTGCGGACCTGGGGCTCGTCGCCGCGGCCCATCGGTTCGATCATGGCGCTGGCCGACGACGGCGCCGTGGTCGGCTCGGTCTCGGGTGGCTGCATCGAGGACGACCTGATCGCGCGCTACAGCCGTGCCCACGGCGCCGAAGTCGAGATGCCGACCGGCGCGCCGGCCTTCGTCAAGTACGGCATCACCGCCGACGAGGCGCACCGCTTCGGCCTGCCCTGCGGCGGCACGCTGGAACTGCTGCTCGAATACGACCCCGATGCGGCATCGCTGGCGACGCTGGTCGCGTCGCTCGAACAGGGGCGGCTGATGCAGCGCACGGTGGTGCTGGCGGACGGGGCAGTGCGCCTGGCCGAGGCGACGTCGCCGGCCGAACTCTGCGTCGACGACAAGGAACTGACCAACACCTTCGGGCCCGAATACCGCATGCTGCTGATCGGCGCCGGCCAGCTGGCCGAATACCTCGCGACGATGGCCAAGTTCAGCGGCTTCGCGGTCACCCTGTGCGACCCGCGCGCCGAATACCGCACCGCATGGTCGCTGCCCGGCGTGACGATGAGCACCGAAATGCCCGACGACGCGGTGACCGCCTTCCGCCCCGACCGCCGTACCTGCGTGGTCGCGCTGACGCACGATCCCAAGCTCGACGACCTCGCCTTGCTGGAAGCGCTGGACAGCGAGGCCTTCTATGTCGGCGCGATCGGCTCGCGCCGCAATGCCGAGGCGCGGCGCGAACGCATGATCGAGCACTTCGAGCAGACCGAGGCCTCGCTGGCGCGCCTGCGCGGCCCGATCGGCATCTACATCGGCAGCAAGACACCGCCCGAGATCGCGGTGAGCGTGATGGCCGAGATCCTGGCGGTGAAGAACAGCGTCGCGCTGCCGCGGGAAGCCGATGTGGCGGTGGCCAAGTCGGCCGCAGTCTGA
- a CDS encoding sulfatase-like hydrolase/transferase: MKAREREASTGWAVWLLRFGAAFLILNGLLTLDNLDGTLWPRPTLRLSFELCMAVLVLMPWVALRGRAGAGVLRALAAITTVWATARYLDVTVRAVFGRPVNLYWDGRHVAALLRMGDVAGWQAGLGAVAAIVVIWLVDAVAHRCWQSMARTLAWPPPRPAVGLAGVLLLASFAVHGWSGLDTRWFFSIPVAPTIARQAALLTRQLLPGQVASQLSASPAFEATNLASLHGADVLLIFAESYGVCTLDDPQQAAQLAPARAQFAEALKDGGRQVVSARFRSPTYGGGSWLAHAALLSGVDTRDPGDYELLLSTDRPTLVRHFRQHGYRTVNWMPGLQRPWPEGSFYGFDRYADANNMGYRGPPFGYWHIPDQASMALLQAQELAVPAGQRPPRFIVFPTLASHAPFRPLAPYVADWARLLRDDAYTSEQAAEAEAEPVSWLEPVPAYVASLRYTFRWLGDYLAGHAPAKLVTIVIGDHQPLASVSGKNASWDVPVHIISADTALLQRFEALGFTPGLLPMQPATAGMQALAPLLLRAFDGPARDPASAAE, translated from the coding sequence ATGAAGGCACGCGAGCGCGAGGCGTCGACGGGCTGGGCCGTCTGGCTGCTGCGCTTCGGCGCCGCCTTTCTCATCCTCAACGGACTTCTGACGCTCGACAACCTCGACGGCACGCTGTGGCCGCGGCCGACGCTGCGGCTGTCCTTCGAGCTCTGCATGGCGGTGCTGGTGCTGATGCCGTGGGTCGCGCTGCGCGGCCGGGCCGGGGCCGGCGTGCTGCGTGCGCTGGCCGCCATCACCACCGTCTGGGCGACCGCGCGCTACCTCGATGTCACCGTGCGCGCGGTGTTCGGCCGGCCGGTCAATCTCTATTGGGACGGCCGGCATGTGGCGGCGCTGCTTCGGATGGGCGATGTCGCGGGGTGGCAGGCCGGCCTCGGCGCCGTCGCAGCCATCGTCGTCATCTGGCTCGTGGATGCCGTCGCGCACCGGTGCTGGCAATCGATGGCGCGCACGCTGGCCTGGCCCCCGCCGCGGCCGGCGGTCGGGCTCGCGGGTGTGCTGCTGCTGGCGAGCTTCGCGGTCCATGGATGGAGCGGGCTCGACACGCGCTGGTTCTTCTCGATCCCGGTCGCGCCGACGATCGCGCGCCAGGCCGCGCTGCTGACCCGCCAGCTGCTGCCGGGCCAGGTGGCTTCGCAGCTGTCGGCCAGTCCCGCGTTCGAGGCGACCAACCTGGCCAGCCTTCATGGCGCCGACGTGCTGCTGATCTTTGCCGAGTCCTATGGTGTCTGCACGCTCGACGATCCGCAGCAGGCCGCGCAGCTCGCGCCGGCGCGCGCGCAGTTCGCCGAGGCGCTGAAGGACGGCGGGCGGCAGGTGGTGTCGGCGCGCTTTCGTTCGCCGACCTATGGCGGCGGCTCGTGGCTCGCGCATGCCGCGCTGCTGAGCGGCGTCGACACGCGCGACCCGGGCGACTACGAGCTGCTGCTGTCCACCGACCGGCCGACGCTGGTGCGGCATTTCCGGCAGCACGGGTACCGCACGGTGAACTGGATGCCCGGCCTGCAGCGCCCCTGGCCCGAAGGCAGCTTCTACGGCTTCGACCGCTACGCCGATGCGAACAACATGGGCTACCGCGGCCCGCCCTTCGGCTACTGGCATATCCCGGACCAAGCCTCGATGGCACTGCTGCAGGCGCAGGAACTGGCCGTGCCAGCCGGGCAGCGCCCGCCGCGCTTCATCGTGTTCCCGACGCTGGCCAGCCATGCGCCCTTTCGTCCGCTGGCGCCCTACGTGGCGGATTGGGCGCGGCTGCTGCGCGACGACGCCTACACGTCGGAACAGGCCGCAGAGGCCGAGGCCGAGCCGGTGTCGTGGCTCGAGCCGGTGCCGGCCTATGTGGCCTCGCTGCGCTACACCTTCCGCTGGCTCGGCGACTACCTCGCGGGCCACGCGCCGGCGAAGCTCGTGACGATCGTGATCGGCGACCACCAGCCGCTGGCCAGCGTCAGCGGCAAGAATGCGTCGTGGGACGTGCCGGTCCACATCATCAGCGCCGACACCGCACTGCTCCAGCGCTTCGAGGCGCTCGGCTTCACGCCGGGGCTGTTGCCGATGCAGCCTGCCACGGCCGGCATGCAGGCGCTCGCGCCGCTGCTGCTGCGCGCCTTCGACGGCCCGGCGCGCGACCCCGCGAGCGCGGCCGAATAG
- a CDS encoding CoxG family protein, which yields MEMLGNRRLGITQQQAWEALNDPETLRKCIPGCDKFELTGDNQYTVALAVKIGPVSAKFNGKVTLADITPPDSYRLSFEGQGGVAGFAKGSSSVSLKPVADGAEGCELDYTVNAQVGGKIAQLGQRLIDGAAKSTADDFFKRFEAEMQSRYGPPPAAEADTAQAAAPAAEKTGAVAGFMQKLGIGRKADKPDDKASE from the coding sequence ATGGAAATGCTCGGCAACCGCCGGCTCGGCATCACGCAGCAGCAGGCCTGGGAAGCGCTCAACGATCCGGAGACCTTGCGCAAATGCATCCCCGGCTGCGACAAGTTCGAGCTCACCGGCGACAACCAGTACACCGTCGCGCTGGCGGTCAAGATCGGCCCGGTGTCGGCCAAGTTCAACGGCAAGGTCACGCTGGCCGACATCACGCCGCCCGACAGCTACCGGCTCTCGTTCGAAGGGCAGGGCGGCGTGGCCGGCTTCGCGAAGGGTTCGTCGAGCGTGTCGCTCAAGCCGGTCGCCGACGGCGCTGAAGGCTGCGAACTCGACTACACCGTCAACGCGCAGGTCGGCGGCAAGATCGCGCAGCTCGGCCAGCGCCTGATCGACGGCGCCGCCAAGTCGACCGCCGACGATTTCTTCAAGCGCTTCGAGGCCGAGATGCAGAGCCGCTACGGTCCGCCGCCGGCCGCCGAAGCGGACACTGCGCAAGCCGCCGCGCCCGCGGCGGAAAAGACCGGCGCCGTGGCCGGCTTCATGCAGAAGCTGGGCATCGGCAGGAAGGCCGACAAGCCGGACGACAAAGCCTCGGAATAG
- a CDS encoding CDP-alcohol phosphatidyltransferase family protein: protein MLFKPLATDLKTTPVARRGARRAAAACFVLLCVLAGGMAAAHGASPWFPLKAAAVYGLAIAVLLQALDADAQLARFGPANGVTLLRLSLVALLAAVIGEPVGDASRAAWTVVVIATIAALLDAADGPLARATGMASAFGARFDMETDALLTLVLSLLLMHFGKVGAWILAAGLMRYAFVLAMRAWPWLQAPLAPSLRRKTICVVQITSLIVCLAPIVPRPWTTLIAAASLALLAASFGADIMLLARRRQPCAVGGA from the coding sequence ATGTTGTTCAAGCCACTGGCGACCGATCTTAAGACGACACCCGTCGCGCGGCGGGGCGCGCGGCGCGCCGCCGCGGCCTGCTTCGTGCTGCTGTGCGTGCTGGCCGGCGGCATGGCGGCGGCCCATGGCGCCAGTCCCTGGTTTCCGCTCAAGGCCGCGGCCGTCTACGGGTTGGCGATCGCAGTCCTGCTGCAAGCGCTCGACGCCGATGCGCAACTGGCGCGCTTCGGTCCGGCCAACGGCGTCACGTTGCTGCGCCTGTCGCTGGTCGCGCTGCTGGCCGCCGTGATCGGCGAACCGGTGGGCGACGCATCGCGCGCGGCCTGGACCGTGGTCGTGATCGCGACAATCGCCGCGCTGCTCGACGCGGCGGACGGCCCGCTGGCACGCGCCACCGGCATGGCCAGCGCCTTCGGCGCGCGCTTCGACATGGAGACCGATGCGCTGCTGACGCTGGTGCTGTCGCTGCTGCTCATGCATTTCGGCAAGGTCGGCGCCTGGATCCTCGCGGCCGGGCTGATGCGCTACGCGTTCGTGCTCGCGATGCGCGCCTGGCCCTGGCTGCAGGCGCCGCTGGCGCCGAGCCTGCGGCGCAAGACGATCTGCGTGGTGCAGATCACGAGCCTGATCGTGTGCCTCGCGCCGATCGTGCCGCGGCCATGGACCACGCTCATCGCCGCCGCCAGCCTTGCGCTGCTCGCCGCCTCCTTCGGCGCGGACATCATGCTGCTGGCGCGCCGGCGGCAACCTTGCGCGGTGGGTGGCGCATGA